A DNA window from Brassica napus cultivar Da-Ae chromosome A4, Da-Ae, whole genome shotgun sequence contains the following coding sequences:
- the LOC106447386 gene encoding pentatricopeptide repeat-containing protein At2g37320-like — protein MLSLLSIYKYCNLRTSLVSMSCLRKYHCRAFTYIQSRSLKRDLANDATEVERRARALRVLDIISSKTSEASNRQNHLGEFLKTDPRRFRDQTVSEDLDLSRTKHGVLSVLEEVLLEEDSSSSVNGGMQEREEWSFDAYGLSSAVRSCGSKREFKTGYGFHCLALKSGLISDVYVGSSLVVLYRDSGEVDNAHKVFVEMPERNVVSWTAIISGFAQEWRVDMCLKLYSEMRNSTSDPNNYTFTGLLSACTGSGALGQGRSVHCQTLQMGFKSYLHITNALISMYCKCGDLNDAFRIFDHFENKDVVSWNSMIAGYAQHGLATQAIEMFEVMMTKSGIKPDAITYLGVLSSCRHAGLVKEGRKLFNSMAENGMKPQLNHYSCLVDLLGRFGLLQEALDLIENMPMEPNPVIWGSLLFSCRVHGDVWMGIRAAEERLLLEPECAATHVQLANLYASVQYYKEAAMVRKVMKDKGLRTNPGCSWIEIDNDVFMFKAEDGSNCRMVEIVHVLRCLVDHMEFF, from the coding sequence ATGTTATCACTTCTAAGTATTTATAAGTATTGCAATTTAAGGACATCTTTAGTTTCCATGTCTTGTCTGAGAAAATATCATTGTCGAGCTTTCACTTACATTCAATCTCGATCACTGAAACGTGATTTAGCAAACGACGCGACTGAAGTTGAGAGACGAGCTCGGGCTCTGAGAGTTCTTGACATCATCTCTTCAAAAACTAGTGAAGCTTCGAATCGTCAGAACCATCTTGGTGAATTTCTAAAAACAGATCCGAGACGATTCAGAGATCAAACAGTTTCCGAGGATCTCGACCTCTCAAGAACCAAACATGGAGTCTTAAGCGTGCTGGAAGAAGTTCTCCTTGAGGAGGACTCTTCAAGCTCTGTCAATGGCGGTATGCAGGAGCGAGAAGAATGGAGTTTCGATGCGTATGGTTTGTCCTCCGCCGTGAGATCTTGCGGGTCGAAGCGAGAGTTTAAAACCGGTTACGGGTTTCATTGCTTAGCGTTGAAGAGTGGGTTGATCTCAGATGTCTACGTAGGAAGTTCTCTGGTCGTTTTATACAGAGATTCAGGTGAGGTAGACAATGCACATAAGGTGTTCGTAGAAATGCCTGAGAGGAACGTTGTTTCGTGGACGGCGATTATCTCAGGGTTTGCTCAAGAATGGCGAGTTGATATGTGCTTGAAGCTTTATTCAGAGATGAGAAACTCGACTTCTGATCCGAATAATTACACGTTCACGGGTCTCTTGAGCGCTTGTACAGGAAGTGGAGCTCTAGGGCAAGGGAGAAGTGTTCATTGCCAAACGCTACAAATGGGTTTCAAGTCTTATCTTCATATCACAAATGCTCTCATCTCGATGTACTGCAAATGCGGGGACTTGAATGATGCGTTTCGTATCTTTGACCATTTTGAGAATAAAGACGTTGTCTCTTGGAACTCTATGATTGCTGGTTACGCGCAGCACGGACTTGCGACGCAAGCAATCGAGATGTTTGAAGTAATGATGACGAAAAGCGGGATAAAGCCAGATGCAATCACGTATCTAGGAGTCTTGTCATCGTGCAGACACGCAGGTCTGGTAAAAGAAGGGAGAAAGTTGTTCAATTCGATGGCGGAGAACGGCATGAAGCCACAACTCAACCACTACTCTTGTCTGGTCGATCTCCTCGGCAGATTTGGTCTATTACAAGAAGCGTTGGACTTGATCGAGAACATGCCGATGGAACCAAACCCTGTCATATGGGGATCTCTGCTGTTCTCTTGCCGTGTTCACGGTGATGTCTGGATGGGAATCAGAGCTGCAGAGGAACGGCTGTTGCTTGAACCTGAATGTGCAGCAACACATGTCCAGCTGGCGAATCTTTACGCCAGTGTTCAGTACTATAAAGAGGCGGCGATGGTGAGGAAGGTGATGAAAGATAAAGGACTGAGGACGAATCCTGGTTGCAGTTGGATAGAGATTGATAACGATGTTTTCATGTTTAAAGCTGAAGATGGTAGCAACTGTAGAATGGTAGAGATTGTTCATGTTCTTCGTTGTCTCGTAGATCACATGGAGTTCTTCTAA
- the LOC106429701 gene encoding uncharacterized protein LOC106429701, whose product MAPKTRFTEQTNKEGAPEKKKKNESVVEKKKAAVEKKKAEAEKKKKDSVIKKKQAAVKRRREAVKKKRDAEKKKIETAEKKRKRDSGVDDESSSNPTKRPQTASSPEHQADPDHYPPLSTELPSQDDREGTPSPSVPIEPQKSPTQTPNEAENPLQAPITSTNRESGSPEAAINNDGQTIGSNNIDSNSHEAAIGSAAIDNDAPRTVESDDMTVEADRPAGFFFNPSNYGKGCKLSSRCHQHDFLNKTIGKLDASEKSWFQEHPQFKHIFHMDCTSTRKVMGLWMLLLRTMHTEKGRQAWFGVNGVPIRYSIREHSLLSGLYCHSYPENYQSIGRLKFARKYFKIQRESWSFQEGEMYGDKEAEILGDKEGEMHGDKEGEIHGDKDGDETNKDGDKADKDGDDEPDKEGEDGDKADKDGDDEPDKEGEDGDEADKGDEAEKDGEKQIEAEADKGDEAEKDSEKQIEAEAEKDGEKHIEVEAEKLMQDTEDGDEQSTLQIMADTAERFEKAAAEKAVVDKTDEVVDDDALEKEGEVRVDDALENTASVGDSQDPAEMPKRVPKRSHLLRSPFTPN is encoded by the exons ATGGCTCCAAAGACTCGTTTCACCGAACAAACGAACAAAGAAGGTGcgccggagaagaagaagaagaatgagtcagtggtggagaagaagaaagctgcggtggagaagaagaaagctgaggcggaaaagaagaagaaagactctgtgataaagaaaaaacaagcaGCGGTGAAAAGGAGGAGAGAagccgttaaaaaaaaaagagatgcagagaaaaagaagattgaaaccgcagagaagaagaggaagcgaGACAGTGGTGTAGACGATGAGTCCTCGTCCAATCCAACCAAGCGGCCTCAGACCGCATCTTCACCAGAACATCAAGCCGATCCTGATCATTATCCGCCACTATCAACGGAGTTACCTTCGCAGGATGATAGAGAGGGTACGCCAAGCCCATCAGTTCCGATTGAGCCACAAAAATCACCTACTCAAACACCCAATGAGGCGGAGAATCCACTGCAAGCTCCAATAACTTCTACCAACAGAGAATCAGGCTCACCCGAGGCTGCCATTAACAATGACGGGCAAACG ATTGGATCTAACAACATAGATTCAAATTCACATGAGGCTGCTATTGGATCTGCTGCCATTGACAACGACGCTCCAAGAACG gtTGAGAGTGATGATATGACCGTAGAAGCTGACAGACCTGCTGGTTTTTTCTTCAATCCGAGCAACTATGGAAAGGGTTGCAAGCTCTCCTCAAGGTGCCATCAACACGATTTTCTGAACAAGACGATTGGTAAGTTGGATGCCTCAGAGAAGAGTTGGTTTCAGGAACATCCTCAGTTCAAGCATATATTCCACATGGATTGTACCTCAACAAGAAAAGTGATGGGATTGTGGATGTTGCTACTTCGTACTATGCATACAGAGAAGGGTCGACAAGCTTGGTTTGGGGTAAACGGTGTTCCAATTAGATACTCTATCAGGGAACATAGCCTCCTCTCTGGTTTATACTGCCACTCATATCCAGAAAACTATCAGAGCATAGGGAGACTGAAGTTTGCGAGAAAGTATTTTAAAATCCAGAGAGAAAGTTGGTCGTTCCAGGAGGGCGAGATGTATGGTGATAAGGAGGCTGAGATACTTGGTGATAAGGAGGGCGAGATGCATGGTGATAAGGAGGGTGAGATACATGGTGATAAGGATGGTGATGAGACTAACAAGGATGGTGATAAGGCTGATAAGGATGGTGATGATGAGCCTGATAAGGAGGGTGAGGATGGTGATAAGGCTGATAAGGATGGTGATGATGAGCCTGATAAGGAGGGCGAGGATGGTGATGAGGCTGACAAGGGTGATGAGGCTGAGAAGGATGGTGAGAAGCAGATTGAGGCAGAGGCTGACAAGGGTGATGAGGCTGAGAAGGATAGTGAGAAACAGATTGAGGCAGAGGCTGAGAAGGATGGTGAGAAACATATCGAGGTAGAGGCTGAGAAgttgatgcaag ATACTGAAGATGGAGATGAGCAATCTACACTTCAAATTATGGCAGACACTGCAGAGAGATTTGAGAAGGCTGCTGCGGAAAAAGCTGTTGTGGACAAGACAGATGAGGTTGTAGATgatgatgctttggagaaggaAGGTGAGGTTAGAGTTGATGACGCTTTAGAGAACACAGCTTCGGTTGGAGATTCACAGGATCCTGCTGAGATGCCAAAGAGGGTGCCCAAGCGTTCTCATTTGTTGAGGTCTCCTTTTACGCCAAACTGA
- the LOC106447383 gene encoding protein ALUMINUM SENSITIVE 3, translating to MRGKCLLFLTCCPLYYSLLHHYHLPTNTTKGKKIKRDTKRERDMDLDWVSAFFKNNEWLIVYLKGMVKPAAALAVVLLAVALSYSQKLSLEGDMIYSVLRSFLQLSVIGFVLQFIFNQENAGWIILAYLFMVSVAGYTAGQRAKHVPRGKYVAGVSILAGTSITMFLLIVLNVFPFTPRYIIPVAGMMVGNAMTVTGVTMKQLRDDIKMQLNLVETALALGATPRQATLQQVKRALVISLSPVLDSCKTVGLISLPGAMTGMIMGGASPLEAIQLQIVVMNMMVGAATVSSIMCTYLCWPSFFTKAYQLQTRVFSS from the exons ATGAGAGGAAAGTGTCTACTCTTTCTAACTTGTTGTCCACTATATTATTCCCTCCTCCACCACTACCACCTTCCTACAAACAcgacaaaaggaaaaaaaataaagcgagacacaaagagagaaagagacatGGATCTCGATTGGGTATCAGCTTTTTTCAAGAACAACGAATGGCTGATAGTGTATCTCAAAGGCATGGTGAAGCCCGCGGCGGCTCTCGCGGTTGTGCTTCTAGCCGTGGCTCTCTCCTACTCGCAGAAACTCTCTTTGGAAGGAGACATGATATACTCTGTTTTACGATCGTTTCTTCAGCTATCTGTTATTGGGTTCGTTCTTCAGTTCATCTTTAACCAAGAAAACGCCGGCTGGATCATCCTCGCTTACCTCTTCATG GTCTCTGTTGCCGGTTACACCGCCGGACAACGTGCAAAGCACGTGCCACGTGGAAAGTACGTGGCCGGAGTATCTATCCTCGCCGGAACTTCTATCACAATGTTCCTGCTCATCGTCCTCAACGTCTTTCCTTTCACTCCTAGGTATATCATCCCTGTGGCCGGGATGATGGTCGGAAACGCCATGACGGTCACCGGAGTTACCATGAAGCAGCTACGAGATGACATCAAGATGCAACTAAACCTG GTGGAGACAGCATTGGCACTAGGAGCGACGCCAAGACAAGCGACGTTACAACAGGTGAAAAGAGCTTTGGTGATATCTCTATCTCCGGTTTTGGATAGCTGCAAAACAGTTGGATTGATCTCTCTACCAGGGGCTATGACCGGTATGATAATGGGCGGTGCGTCTCCTCTTGAAGCTATCCAGCTACAGATAGTTGTGATGAACATGATGGTTGGAGCAGCAACCGTTAGTAGCATCATGTGTACCTATCTTTGTTGGCCATCTTTCTTCACTAAAGCATACCAGTTACAAACTCGTGTCTTCTCAAGTTGa
- the LOC125608236 gene encoding uncharacterized protein LOC125608236, whose translation MHTCTRGEGSVTKRGKRGTPSLVAGVVHEDYPGQYKTPDPKSLIKLVKNKLGVTVSYSTALRGKHKAVSDLRGNPQESFARLPSYLYMLERMNPGTITRLVVDEKKQFKYMFFALKACIEGFQAMRKVIIMDGTHLKGVYGGVLLIATAQDPDHHHYPLAFAVVDGEKNASWEWFLTILKTLIPDDPQLVFCTDRNQCIIKKVHEVYPMAIHGYCIFHLSNNVAGACSKVNKKGVARKFRKIAGMYTEVEFRKSYNDFRRTLPQAAEYLDESVHETKWARCQFPGERYNIDTTNTVESINGVLKEPRKYALLPMLDVIIGKMVEWFNKYRDLSLRVPERQILIPYVHGILHHSYPKAKKLTVMELNRFERQYTVIGKDGQGYYVDLGNGTCQCKCFDIDRYPCVHAQAAIIARGEMSEDYCSKYYYMEQWTLAYYKTIYPVPHHSLWESYEIPDEILSQVVYPPHVERKKGRLQETRFPSAGEYRRKKKKKYPPLVCENDGIDSDESGSDGIDE comes from the coding sequence ATGCATACGTGTACTCGGGGAGAGGGAAGTGTAACCAAGAGGGGGAAAAGAGGAACACCAAGCTTGGTCGCAGGAGTGGTGCATGAAGATTATCCAGGCCAATACAAGACTCCAGATCCAAAGTCTCTCATAAAGTTGGTGAAGAACAAACTAGGTGTCACGGTTTCATATTCTACAGCTTTGAGAGGGAAACACAAAGCTGTCAGTGATTTGCGTGGTAACCCTCAGGAGAGTTTTGCTAGACTTCCATCTTACTTGTACATGTTAGAAAGAATGAATCCTGGTACCATCACAAGATTAGTAGTGGATGAGAAGAAGCAGTTTAAGTATATGTTCTTTGCGCTTAAAGCTTGCATCGAAGGGTTTCAAGCAATGAGGAAAGTGATAATaatggatggaactcacctgaAGGGTGTGTATGGAGGAGTGCTTCTCATTGCCACTGCTCAGGATccagatcatcatcattatccccTCGCTTTTGCGGTAGTAGATGGTGAGAAAAATGCGAGCTGGGAGTGGTTTTTGACTATACTGAAAACTTTGATACCAGATGATCCTCAGCTTGTTTTTTGTACTGATAGAAACCAATGCATCATCAAGAAGGTGCACGAGGTGTACCCAATGGCGATCCATGGATATTGCATTTTTCACTTGTCTAATAATGTTGCCGGAGCATGCAGCAAAGTTAACAAGAAAGGGGTTGCCAGAAAGTTTAGAAAAATTGCTGGTATGTACACAGAGGTCGAGTTCAGAAAAAGCTACAATGATTTCAGGAGAACGTTGCCTCAAGCCGCTGAGTATCTAGATGAGAGTGTTCATGAGACCAAATGGGCAAGATGTCAATTTCCGGGAGAAAGGTACAACATAGATACAACCAACACTGTTGAATCAATCAATGGTGTTTTAAAGGAACCAAGGAAATATGCATTGTTGCCAATGCTTGATGTGATCATTGGGAAGATGGTAGAATGGTTTAACAAATATCGTGATTTATCTTTACGCGTTCCAGAGAGACAGATACTAATTCCCTACGTGCATGGGATATTGCATCACAGTTATCCGAAGGCAAAAAAGCTCACGGTGATGGAGCTAAACAGATTTGAACGTCAGTACACTGTGATTGGCAAAGATGGTCAAGGTTATTATGTTGATTTAGGCAACGGAACATGCCAGTGCAAGTGTTTTGATATTGATCGGTATCCTTGTGTGCATGCACAGGCTGCGATCATCGCGCGTGGAGAAATGTCTGAAGactattgttctaagtattATTATATGGAGCAGTGGACTTTGGCATATTACAAGACAATATATCCAGTGCCTCATCATTCATTATGGGAAAGTTATGAAATTCCAGATGAAATCCTATCTCAGGTTGTCTACCCTCCGCATgtggaaagaaagaaaggaagACTACAAGAAACTAGATTTCCATCAGCTGGGGAATATCggaggaagaaaaagaagaagtatcCACCATTGGTGTGTGAGAATGATGGAATTGACAGCGATGAAAGTGGAAGCGATGGAATTGATGAATGA
- the LOC106447384 gene encoding pentatricopeptide repeat-containing protein At2g37310 produces MKAIQRALQGLLNYATIDGGAYGHLIHHFTRHRLPLHALQLHARIVLFSITPDNFLASKLINFYTRENQFRRALHVFDEITVKNAFSYNALLIAYTSREMYSDAFNLFSSWIRSSGTARPDSVTISCVLKSLSGYDDFLLCSLAQQVHGFVLRGGFDSDVFVSNGLITYYTKCDDVVSARKVFDEMPERDVVSWNSMISGYSQSGSYEECKELYKAMLFCPELKPNGVTVISVLQACGQSSDLVLGMEVHKQMIENHIQMDLSLCNAVIGVYAKCGSLDYARALFDEMSEKDSVTYGAIISGYMAHGLVKEAMALFCEMESVGLSTWNAVISGLMQNNHHEEVIDLFREMIRCGNRPNTVTLSSLLPSLTYSSNLKGGKEIHAFAIRNGSDSNIYVATSIIDNYAKLGYLQGAQRVFDNCRERSLIVWTAIITAYATHGDSDSACSLFNQMICLGTKPDNVTLTALLSACAHSGESDKAHSIFDSMVTKYGIEPGVEHYACMVSVLSRAGKLSDAMEFISKMPVEPIAKVWGALLNGAYVLGDVEIARFAYDHLVEMEPENTGSYTIMANLYTQAGRWEEAEIVRDKMRRIGLKKIPGTSWIDTGKGLRSFIAKDGSCERSKEMYEMIEGLVESMSDKECITKQEIDETY; encoded by the coding sequence ATGAAGGCGATTCAACGAGCCTTGCAAGGCTTGCTCAACTATGCGACAATTGACGGCGGCGCGTACGGCCACCTCATCCACCACTTCACTCGTCACCGTCTTCCTCTCCACGCGCTACAGCTCCACGCACGAATCGTCCTCTTCTCCATCACGCCTGACAACTTCCTCGCTTCCAAGCTCATTAATTTCTACACCAGAGAGAACCAATTCCGCCGAGCCCTCCACGTGTTCGACGAAATTACCGTTAAAAATGCCTTCTCTTACAACGCGCTTCTCATCGCCTACACTTCGCGTGAGATGTACTCCGATGCTTTTAACTTGTTCTCGTCGTGGATTAGATCCTCCGGTACAGCTAGACCAGATTCTGTTACCATCTCTTGCGTGTTGAAGTCTCTGTCGGGTTACGATGACTTCTTGTTGTGTTCGCTGGCTCAGCAAGTTCACGGGTTTGTGTTACGAGGTGGGTTTGATTCCGATGTCTTCGTGAGCAACGGGTTGATCACTTACTATACAAAGTGTGACGACGTCGTTTCTGCGCGGAAagtgttcgacgaaatgcctGAGAGAGATGTCGTCTCGTGGAACTCTATGATCTCTGGGTATTCTCAAAGTGGGTCTTACGAGGAGTGTAAAGAGTTGTATAAAGCGATGTTATTTTGTCCTGAACTGAAGCCTAATGGAGTCACTGTGATAAGCGTGTTGCAGGCGTGTGGACAATCAAGCGATCTTGTTTTGGGGATGGAAGTTCACAAGCAGATGATTGAGAATCATATCCAGATGGATTTATCCTTGTGTAATGCTGTGATTGGTGTTTATGCTAAATGCGGTAGCTTGGATTACGCGAGAGCGTTGTTTGATGAGATGAGTGAGAAAGATTCTGTCACTTATGGAGCTATAATATCAGGGTACATGGCTCATGGTCTTGTTAAGGAAGCAATGGCTTTGTTCTGTGAGATGgagagtgttggtttgagtacGTGGAACGCTGTGATTTCGGGTCTTATGCAGAATAATCATCACGAGGAGGTTATAGATTTGTTTAGGGAGATGATAAGGTGTGGCAACAGGCCAAACACGGTGACCCTCTCGAGTCTTCTTCCTTCGTTGACGTATAGTTCTAATCTCAAAGGAGGTAAGGAGATTCATGCTTTCGCCATCCGTAACGGTTCTGACAGCAACATATATGTCGCTACCTCCATTATAGATAACTATGCGAAATTAGGATATCTCCAAGGAGCTCAGAGAGTTTTTGATAACTGTAGAGAGAGGAGCTTGATTGTATGGACTGCGATTATAACAGCGTACGCTACCCATGGGGACTCTGATTCTGCTTGTAGTCTTTTTAACCAAATGATATGTCTTGGGACTAAGCCAGACAATGTTACACTAACAGCTCTTCTTTCAGCTTGTGCACACTCTGGAGAGTCGGATAAGGCGCATAGCATATTTGATTCTATGGTAACAAAGTATGGCATTGAGCCTGGGGTGGAGCACTATGCTTGTATGGTAAGTGTTCTTAGCCGCGCTGGCAAACTTTCGGATGCGATGGAGTTCATTTCCAAGATGCCAGTTGAGCCAATTGCTAAAGTTTGGGGTGCATTGTTGAATGGGGCTTATGTTCTTGGTGATGTGGAGATTGCGAGGTTCGCTTACGATCATTTAGTTGAGATGGAACCAGAAAATACAGGGAGTTACACTATCATGGCGAATCTATACACTCAAGCAGGGAGATGGGAAGAAGCTGAGATTGTAAGGGATAAGATGAGAAGAATCGGATTGAAGAAAATCCCTGGAACTAGCTGGATCGATACTGGTAAAGGATTAAGAAGTTTCATTGCGAAAGATGGTTCATGTGAGAGAAGCAAAGAGATGTACGAGATGATAGAGGGTTTGGTTGAGTCAATGAGTGACAAGGAGTGTATCACGAAACAAGAGATCGATGAAACTTATTGA
- the LOC106450239 gene encoding uncharacterized protein LOC106450239, producing MTIDPFNCNTKCRTNSANKKMEEGEEKEGLRTVECLRGRLLAERQVSRFVKDEADLITRKMEELEKHLKEEIRLREKAEKRLKFLMKKLVSIKGSRSFEGSDQLSSSEVSCLSSVSTSASKLEEETHENRFLEEEKVDQATENVASTEEEESSSKLKDVSSDEASVVASTSSHEAESEASNDFS from the exons ATGACAATTGATCCCTTCAATTGCAACACGAAATGCag aacAAATTCTGCAAATAAGAAGatggaagaaggagaagagaaggAAGGTCTGAGAACTGTGGAGTGTCTAAGAGGGAGACTACTTGCAGAGAGGCAAGTTTCAAGGTTTGTAAAAGATGAAGCGGATCTCATTACCAGAAAG ATGGAAGAGCTGGAGAAACATCTGAAAGAAGAGATAAGATTAAGGGAGAAAGCAGAGAAGAGACTAAAGTTTCTGATGAAAAAGCTTGTATCCATAAAGGGGTCTCGCAGTTTTGAAGGATCAGATCAATTGAGTTCATCTGAAGTTTCATGTTTGTCTTCTGTTTCCACTTCAGCATCCAAGCTAGAAGAAGAAACTCATGAAAATAGATTTTTGGAGGAAGAAAAAGTTGATCAAGCAACTGAGAATGTTGCCTccacagaagaagaagagtcaaGTTCAAAGCTCAAAGATGTTTCTTCTGATGAAGCAAGTGTTGTGGCTTCAACCTCAAGTCATGAAGCAGAATCAGAGGCTAGTAATGACTTTTCTTAA
- the LOC106447381 gene encoding ABC transporter G family member 2-like, producing MSGFLGKLSPTKRVVAGNNNDLPLFYSNSMERCPRDTPRVTATLGELLMNVDDASNDHRGLEMASPLTSSASSFNSWTSAPASSITSSPFVLSFTDLTYSVKIKKKFPPFFGNSSSNDSALNTKILLNSISGEAHEGEMMAVLGASGSGKSTLIDALANRIAKDSLRGSITLNGEVLESSLQKVISAYVMQDDLLFPMLTVEETLMFSAEFRLPRSLSKKKKKARVQSLIDQLGLRSAARTMIGDEGHRGISGGERRRVSIGIDIIHDPIILFLDEPTSGLDSTSAYMVIKVLQRIAQSGSIVIMSIHQPSYRIMGLLDRLIFLSRGNTVFSGSPTYLPQFFSEFDHPIPENENKTEFALDLIRELENSPEGTKKLVEYHKEWRAKQQAAARYYNNGITLKEAITASISKGKLVSGAATTTTSPSSFQTYANPFWIEMIVIGKRSILNSMRQPELIGMRIGAVMVTGIILATMFTKLDNSPKGVQERLGFFAFAMSTTFYTCAEAIPVFLQERYIFMRETAYNAYRRSSYVLSQSIISIPSLIFLAACFAATTFFAVGLAGGASGFLFFFLTILASFWAGSSFVTFLSGVVSNVMLGFTVVVAILAYFLLFSGFFISRDRIPLYWIWFHYLSLVKYPYEGVLQNEFEDTTKCFVRGIQIFDNSPLGQFPNAVKLSLLKSMSGVLGINVTAETCVTTGIDILKQQGVTEISKWNCLWITVAWGFFFRVLFYFTLLIGSKNKRR from the coding sequence atgtctgGCTTTCTTGGAAAACTATCTCCAACCAAAAGGGTAGTAGCCGGCAACAATAATGATCTTCCTCTGTTTTATTCAAACTCCATGGAGAGATGTCCAAGAGACACGCCTAGAGTTACCGCCACACTCGGAGAGCTTCTCATGAACGTGGATGATGCAAGTAATGATCACCGGGGTTTAGAAATGGCCTCACCTCTCACTTCTTCAGCATCTTCTTTCAACTCATGGACCTCAGCTCCAGCTTCTTCTATAACCTCTTCCCCTTTTGTTCTTTCCTTCACCGACTTGACCTATAGCGTGAAGATCAAGAAAAAGTTTCCTCCCTTTTTTGGAAACTCCTCATCAAATGATTCTGCCTTGAACACCAAGATACTACTGAATAGTATCTCAGGCGAAGCCCACGAAGGGGAGATGATGGCGGTTCTTGGAGCAAGTGGGTCTGGTAAGTCAACGCTCATCGATGCATTAGCCAACCGTATCGCCAAAGACAGCCTCAGAGGCTCCATCACCTTAAACGGAGAGGTTCTTGAATCCAGCCTCCAGAAAGTCATATCTGCTTACGTGATGCAAGACGACCTTCTCTTCCCTATGCTCACCGTTGAGGAGACTCTAATGTTCTCAGCAGAGTTCAGGCTCCCTCGCTCCCtctccaagaagaagaagaaagcaagaGTACAATCTTTGATCGACCAACTAGGTCTAAGAAGCGCGGCTAGAACCATGATTGGTGATGAAGGACATAGAGGGATATCTGGAGGAGAAAGAAGACGTGTTTCGATTGGGATCGACATCATCCACGACCCGATTATACTCTTTCTCGACGAGCCAACCTCGGGGTTGGACTCTACAAGTGCCTATATGGTCATCAAAGTGTTACAAAGAATCGCGCAAAGTGGTAGTATAGTCATCATGTCCATCCACCAACCTAGCTACAGAATCATGGGCTTGCTAGACAGACTAATCTTCCTTTCTAGAGGAAACACAGTCTTTAGCGGCTCGCCGACATACCTCCCTCAATTCTTCTCCGAATTCGACCATCCTATCCCTGAGAACGAGAACAAAACAGAGTTTGCTCTCGATCTCATCCGGGAGCTGGAGAATTCCCCAGAAGGAACCAAGAAACTCGTCGAGTACCACAAGGAATGGCGGGCGAAACAACAAGCAGCAGCGCGCTACTACAACAACGGTATCACTCTCAAAGAAGCGATAACCGCGAGCATCTCCAAAGGGAAACTCGTCTCCggagcagcaacaacaacaacctctCCCTCCTCATTCCAAACTTACGCGAATCCGTTCTGGATCGAAATGATCGTTATCGGCAAACGCTCTATACTCAACTCGATGAGGCAGCCCGAACTCATCGGGATGCGTATAGGAGCTGTAATGGTCACTGGAATCATATTAGCCACGATGTTCACTAAGCTAGACAACTCCCCCAAAGGAGTCCAAGAGCGTCTAGGCTTCTTCGCCTTCGCGATGTCCACCACGTTCTACACGTGCGCGGAGGCCATCCCGGTCTTTCTCCAAGAGCGTTACATCTTCATGAGAGAGACCGCTTACAACGCCTACCGCAGATCCTCCTACGTCCTCTCACAGTCCATTATCTCGATCCCTTCTCTCATATTCCTCGCCGCGTGCTTCGCAGCCACCACTTTCTTCGCCGTCGGTCTCGCCGGAGGCGCCAGcggcttcctcttcttcttcctcaccaTCTTGGCTTCCTTCTGGGCCGGAAGCTCCTTCGTGACGTTCCTATCCGGCGTCGTATCGAACGTGATGCTCGGATTCACTGTTGTTGTAGCCATCCTCGCTtacttcctcctcttctctGGATTCTTCATCTCTCGTGACCGTATCCCTCTCTACTGGATCTGGTTCCATTACCTATCCTTAGTGAAGTACCCTTACGAAGGGGTTTTGCAGAACGAGTTTGAAGATACGACCAAGTGTTTTGTCCGAGGGATTCAGATATTCGATAACTCGCCGCTGGGGCAGTTTCCGAACGCTGTGAAgttgagtttgttgaagagtATGAGCGGTGTTTTGGGGATTAATGTGACGGCGGAGACGTGTGTGACGACGGGGATTGATATTCTGAAGCAGCAGGGGGTTACGGAGATTAGTAAGTGGAATTGCTTGTGGATCACGGTTGCGTGGGGGTTCTTCTTTAGGGTTTTGTTTTACTTCACGCTGTTGATTGGAAGTAAGAACAAACGGAGGTGA